A single genomic interval of Rosistilla ulvae harbors:
- a CDS encoding DUF4230 domain-containing protein, with protein sequence MKLFALPFIFAGLIASAGGIATYIELNWNSSDSKVVVDSTPTIERITEIGDLCVLKIHTSDMLTAKSNSLKASWMITGDALISLDLTKVRLDQADQVAKALVLEMPALKVLSPRVNHEKTKHWETESVCWHDGWFTRDKLGKNSHLHEMAMKEAQKVVAQVSQSPEYMADARESAERIVTALYAGTGYTVSFQWPDERTNAESAATDTLLTSLNREHR encoded by the coding sequence ATGAAACTCTTCGCTCTCCCCTTTATCTTTGCTGGCCTGATCGCCTCCGCTGGTGGAATTGCTACGTATATCGAACTTAACTGGAACAGCAGCGATTCCAAAGTCGTCGTGGACAGCACGCCGACGATTGAACGAATCACCGAGATTGGTGATTTGTGCGTCCTGAAAATCCATACTTCGGACATGCTAACCGCTAAGTCGAACTCGCTGAAAGCATCCTGGATGATCACAGGTGATGCATTGATCTCGCTTGATCTCACAAAAGTCCGACTTGATCAGGCGGATCAAGTCGCCAAGGCTCTGGTTCTCGAAATGCCAGCTCTGAAAGTTCTGTCTCCTCGCGTCAACCATGAAAAGACCAAGCACTGGGAAACCGAGAGTGTCTGTTGGCACGATGGGTGGTTCACTCGTGACAAGCTCGGGAAGAACTCTCACCTGCACGAGATGGCGATGAAAGAGGCTCAAAAGGTCGTTGCCCAAGTGAGCCAAAGTCCGGAGTACATGGCTGATGCAAGGGAGTCAGCTGAGCGTATCGTCACGGCACTTTACGCGGGGACGGGTTATACGGTCAGCTTCCAATGGCCTGATGAACGAACGAATGCTGAATCCGCAGCCACCGATACTCTACTGACATCCTTGAATCGCGAACATCGCTGA
- a CDS encoding AAA family ATPase, with the protein MKLTNRLSEYVRACFTGIWIESHEHQDALTEIAQLCLDQQWQLATWDIESGLNAPGQTEQDASGNDPLSAIRSINALATPDGTAILVLQNFHRFLQSAEVVQALSRQIINGKQNRTIVVVLSPVVQIPTELEKMIVVMEHDLPNRQELHEIARGIATEEGELPEDSELQPILDAAAGLTRMEAENAFSLSLVRRERITSDAVWEMKTQTLKKSGLLSLYRGDSDFSGLGGLSALKAFCKRAMLQHHRDNSLNRPRGVLLLSPPGCGKSQFCKALGKEVGRPVLNLDVGSLMGSLVGQSEERTRQALRVIDAMAPCIAMIDEVEKAFAGMNGSGDSGVASRMFGTFLSWLNDHESDVFVVCTANDVSKLPPEFSRSERFDGVFFLDLPSREEKDAIWKIYRDLYGIDPSQSIPDDTNWTGAEIKSCCRLSALLDLSLKLASQNVVPVAVTASEAMDRLRTWASGRCLSASRSGIYQQTNGTPKTRRRVNREPSNN; encoded by the coding sequence TTGAAACTCACCAACCGTCTCTCCGAATACGTGAGAGCATGCTTTACAGGCATCTGGATTGAATCCCACGAACACCAAGATGCCCTCACTGAAATTGCCCAGCTCTGCCTCGACCAGCAATGGCAACTGGCAACCTGGGACATTGAATCCGGTTTAAACGCACCAGGTCAAACAGAGCAGGATGCCAGCGGCAATGATCCGTTGTCGGCGATTCGATCCATCAACGCATTGGCCACGCCCGACGGCACGGCGATTCTCGTTCTGCAAAACTTCCATCGGTTCCTGCAGTCGGCTGAAGTAGTCCAGGCACTATCGCGTCAGATTATCAACGGAAAGCAGAACCGCACGATCGTGGTCGTGCTTTCGCCGGTGGTGCAGATCCCAACGGAGCTGGAGAAGATGATCGTTGTGATGGAACACGATCTGCCAAACCGCCAGGAACTCCACGAGATTGCTCGTGGTATTGCTACGGAAGAGGGCGAACTGCCGGAAGACTCGGAGCTGCAGCCCATCCTCGATGCGGCGGCGGGGCTGACTCGAATGGAGGCCGAGAACGCTTTCAGTTTGTCGCTCGTCCGCCGAGAAAGGATCACATCGGATGCCGTCTGGGAAATGAAAACCCAAACGCTAAAGAAAAGTGGTTTGCTTTCGCTGTATCGCGGCGACTCGGACTTTAGCGGCCTCGGAGGCCTGTCGGCCCTCAAGGCGTTCTGCAAGCGGGCCATGCTACAGCATCACCGCGACAACTCACTGAATCGACCGCGTGGTGTACTGTTGCTGTCACCGCCGGGCTGCGGCAAGTCGCAGTTCTGCAAAGCCCTTGGCAAAGAAGTCGGACGGCCCGTGCTTAATCTCGACGTCGGCAGCCTGATGGGTTCGCTTGTCGGGCAGTCGGAGGAACGCACTCGCCAGGCTTTGCGGGTGATCGATGCGATGGCTCCCTGCATTGCGATGATCGACGAAGTGGAAAAAGCATTCGCAGGGATGAACGGCAGTGGCGATTCCGGAGTCGCTTCAAGGATGTTCGGCACGTTCTTATCGTGGCTCAATGACCACGAGTCGGATGTGTTCGTGGTTTGTACAGCGAACGACGTTTCCAAGTTGCCACCGGAGTTCAGTCGTAGCGAACGCTTTGACGGTGTGTTCTTTCTCGATCTCCCCAGTCGTGAAGAGAAGGACGCGATTTGGAAGATCTATCGGGATCTCTATGGAATTGATCCCTCGCAGAGCATTCCCGATGACACGAACTGGACGGGTGCCGAGATCAAGTCCTGTTGTCGTCTGTCGGCACTGTTGGATCTTTCACTGAAGCTGGCTTCTCAAAACGTGGTGCCCGTCGCCGTCACTGCGTCCGAGGCCATGGATCGTCTTCGGACCTGGGCAAGCGGTCGGTGTCTGTCGGCCAGTCGCTCAGGCATCTATCAGCAGACCAACGGGACGCCCAAGACTCGTCGCCGAGTCAACCGCGAACCGTCGAACAACTGA
- a CDS encoding metallophosphoesterase produces MITKPTANGRIIAIGDIHGHALALRALTRVIQPSQDDVIVTLGDYVNRGPDSKGVIECLIELQERCELVPILR; encoded by the coding sequence ATGATCACGAAACCTACCGCTAACGGTCGCATCATTGCGATCGGAGACATCCACGGACATGCTCTTGCCTTACGAGCCTTGACCCGAGTTATCCAGCCGTCACAAGACGACGTGATTGTGACTCTGGGTGACTATGTTAACCGTGGTCCAGATTCGAAAGGAGTCATTGAGTGTCTGATCGAACTGCAGGAACGCTGCGAGCTCGTTCCGATCCTTAGGTAA
- a CDS encoding MBL fold metallo-hydrolase, producing MQLTIYRGSKEVGGNCIEVQSGTTRIILDVGMPLFDEQGQAHDGFSLGRMTSAELKANGIIPKVPGLFSGDSSPDAILLSHAHLDHVGLLRHTTPSIPVYASKGTSKMMLAGSVYANQQELPRDRSREIKPKQAVVIGDMVVTAFPVDHSIHGCLAFLIEADGKRILYTGDLRLHGRRQGEHTQIIQKFNGIKLDAIIVEGTHFGFDNGSEATEGELEAEIIEQVKAAPSLVLASFSPQNIDRLRSFIRAAREAGRTFVADAYTAFVLHLISFDAKLNNPLKTRSGRVYFPDSLKEKINQRGTNRANEISRDTEITMPEIMESPEKYVMVFRPSMLGDFNGRIPSKTLCLYSTWHGYSQRPYWQEVKKSLNEVQGKVIHVHTSGHALSSDLVKFTRAINAKTIIPIHSFEPEAFKDHFDNVTISTDGQTIQI from the coding sequence ATGCAATTGACGATCTACAGGGGAAGCAAAGAAGTCGGCGGCAATTGCATCGAAGTTCAATCCGGTACGACTCGAATCATCCTGGACGTCGGGATGCCGTTATTCGATGAACAGGGGCAAGCACACGACGGATTCTCCCTGGGACGGATGACGAGTGCGGAGCTTAAGGCCAACGGAATCATCCCCAAGGTTCCTGGTCTGTTCTCAGGTGACAGCTCACCCGATGCTATTTTGCTTTCGCACGCTCATCTGGACCATGTTGGGCTGTTGCGACACACCACCCCTTCCATTCCTGTTTATGCCAGCAAGGGAACCAGCAAGATGATGTTGGCCGGAAGCGTGTACGCGAACCAGCAAGAACTTCCCAGAGATCGATCCCGAGAAATCAAGCCGAAACAAGCGGTCGTGATCGGCGACATGGTCGTGACGGCATTTCCAGTCGATCATTCCATCCATGGTTGCCTTGCCTTTCTGATCGAAGCCGACGGGAAGCGCATTCTCTATACCGGCGACCTGCGACTGCACGGACGGCGGCAGGGCGAACACACGCAGATCATTCAGAAGTTCAATGGCATCAAGTTGGATGCCATTATCGTCGAAGGAACGCACTTCGGGTTCGACAATGGGAGTGAAGCCACAGAGGGTGAACTGGAAGCGGAGATTATCGAACAGGTCAAAGCTGCCCCTAGCCTGGTGCTTGCGTCCTTCTCACCGCAAAACATCGATCGACTCCGATCGTTCATCCGTGCAGCCAGAGAAGCAGGGCGGACATTCGTAGCAGACGCTTATACCGCTTTTGTCCTCCACCTAATTAGTTTCGATGCCAAGCTGAACAACCCGCTCAAAACGAGGAGCGGACGAGTCTACTTCCCGGATTCCCTAAAAGAGAAAATCAATCAGCGGGGAACGAACCGGGCAAACGAAATTTCCCGGGATACGGAAATCACCATGCCCGAAATCATGGAGTCACCCGAGAAATACGTGATGGTTTTCCGGCCGAGCATGCTGGGCGACTTCAATGGACGCATTCCGTCAAAGACGCTTTGCCTCTACTCAACGTGGCATGGTTACAGCCAACGTCCCTACTGGCAAGAAGTCAAAAAGTCGCTGAATGAAGTCCAAGGCAAAGTCATTCATGTTCACACCAGTGGACACGCCCTGTCGTCTGACCTTGTGAAGTTCACCAGAGCAATCAATGCCAAAACGATCATTCCGATCCACAGCTTTGAGCCGGAGGCATTCAAGGATCATTTCGACAACGTGACAATTTCCACAGACGGACAAACGATCCAGATCTAA
- a CDS encoding DUF2997 domain-containing protein — protein MSKTIEIVVTPTGQTHVQTKGFVGSDCRQASRFIEQALGRQTGEELTAEFHQQASQQQSYQQRH, from the coding sequence ATGAGCAAGACCATCGAAATCGTCGTTACGCCGACGGGGCAAACGCACGTTCAGACCAAGGGCTTTGTCGGTAGCGACTGCCGTCAGGCCAGCCGGTTCATCGAACAGGCACTGGGCAGGCAAACTGGCGAAGAGCTGACAGCTGAGTTCCATCAACAGGCAAGTCAGCAGCAATCCTATCAACAACGTCACTAA
- a CDS encoding DUF1257 domain-containing protein, translating into MSHIVEIKTEVRDPVAIRAACQRLKVPGPVFGEFRLFSTSAIGWAVRLPQWRFPVVCDVNTAKIAYDNYEGRWGDTKHLDGFLQGYAVEKAKLEARKKGHTVTEQSLADGSIKLTVSVGGVA; encoded by the coding sequence ATGAGTCATATCGTGGAAATCAAAACCGAAGTCCGTGATCCCGTCGCCATTCGTGCGGCGTGTCAACGATTAAAGGTGCCGGGGCCTGTCTTCGGTGAATTTAGATTGTTCAGCACATCAGCGATCGGCTGGGCCGTGCGATTGCCGCAGTGGAGGTTTCCGGTTGTCTGCGACGTTAATACCGCAAAGATCGCATACGACAACTACGAAGGCCGCTGGGGAGACACCAAACATCTGGATGGATTTCTCCAGGGCTACGCCGTCGAGAAGGCGAAGCTCGAAGCTCGCAAGAAGGGGCACACCGTGACGGAGCAGTCACTCGCCGACGGCTCCATCAAATTGACTGTTTCGGTCGGAGGTGTTGCATGA
- a CDS encoding helix-turn-helix transcriptional regulator: MAKELGCSNRTIHRDLNVLEFCGVPFYFSEEERCYRVRSDFRFPTLALTDDEVLGQAVATAITQAPGLDIGLGATPTTTRLASVSKEESKQIIADVISLVDVFDLKLADHSQHREILKTIQLALLDLNQVTGVYESPYEESPVKLTLHPYRLCLVKQAWYVIGHIDGEKEAKTFRAARFKSLRQTEAVADRPEKFDLRKYFGNAWSVYRGGKSYDVELRFDASIASTIVETTWHHTQTQKKHRDGSVTLKFTVDGLEEIGHWILGWTGKVKIVQPEELRNEIIRSLNAGLEMNLAKPK, from the coding sequence ATCGCCAAGGAACTGGGTTGTTCCAATCGGACGATTCACCGGGATCTGAATGTGTTGGAGTTTTGCGGGGTTCCGTTTTACTTCAGTGAAGAGGAGCGGTGCTACCGAGTTCGATCCGACTTCCGATTCCCAACCCTCGCACTGACGGACGACGAGGTACTTGGGCAAGCGGTTGCGACGGCAATCACCCAAGCCCCAGGACTCGACATCGGTCTTGGTGCGACACCGACCACGACTCGTCTGGCTTCCGTATCGAAAGAGGAATCGAAACAAATCATCGCGGACGTCATTAGCTTGGTCGACGTTTTCGACCTGAAGCTGGCCGACCACAGTCAACATCGGGAAATCCTGAAGACGATCCAACTCGCACTGCTGGATTTGAATCAAGTCACTGGGGTTTACGAATCACCCTACGAAGAATCCCCCGTCAAGCTTACCTTGCACCCGTATCGACTCTGCTTGGTCAAGCAGGCCTGGTATGTGATCGGACACATCGACGGAGAGAAGGAGGCGAAGACCTTCCGTGCCGCTCGATTTAAGAGCCTGCGGCAAACGGAGGCTGTTGCCGACCGTCCCGAGAAGTTCGATCTTCGGAAATACTTTGGCAACGCTTGGTCGGTTTACCGAGGAGGAAAGAGCTACGACGTGGAACTTCGTTTTGATGCTTCCATAGCCAGCACGATTGTGGAAACCACGTGGCATCACACCCAGACGCAGAAGAAGCATCGGGATGGCAGTGTAACGTTGAAGTTCACTGTGGATGGCCTTGAAGAAATCGGGCACTGGATTCTCGGTTGGACGGGGAAGGTCAAAATCGTTCAACCGGAAGAATTGCGAAACGAAATCATCCGTTCGTTGAACGCAGGACTCGAAATGAATTTGGCGAAACCGAAATAG